The following are encoded in a window of Pseudoalteromonas sp. MM1 genomic DNA:
- a CDS encoding Lrp/AsnC family transcriptional regulator: protein MTPYIYDSLDNALIAELRKDGRASISALADVLKVSRGTVQNRLDRLVSSGAILGFTVRVHEHIETEAVRAIMMVEVVGKSTSQVIKTMRGIPELTKLHTTNGAWDLVAEIQAANLSEFDGVLRQVREIEGILNSETSILLSST from the coding sequence ATGACCCCTTATATTTACGACTCATTAGATAACGCGTTAATAGCCGAATTAAGAAAAGACGGCCGCGCTTCTATTTCAGCATTGGCCGATGTTTTAAAAGTGTCGCGCGGGACGGTACAAAACCGCTTGGACCGTTTAGTCTCATCGGGTGCTATATTAGGTTTTACTGTGCGCGTACATGAACACATAGAAACCGAAGCCGTAAGAGCCATTATGATGGTAGAAGTGGTGGGTAAATCGACCTCGCAGGTAATTAAAACCATGCGTGGTATACCTGAGCTTACTAAGTTACATACTACTAATGGCGCTTGGGATTTAGTGGCTGAAATACAGGCTGCTAATTTAAGTGAGTTTGATGGCGTACTCAGGCAAGTACGCGAAATAGAAGGCATTTTAAATAGCGAAACCAGTATATTATTGTCATCTACTTAG
- a CDS encoding DMT family transporter yields the protein MATNIGFLAIFSWGLLALLGNLTKALPAFQLLFICFSLSFIILLVKRVATKQPLLTPPKLSKKQIIIGVTGLFGFHFCYFMALKYGPLIEVSLIVYLWPLLLGVFVATPGAKFKAILGGLLGFLGTLSLITDGSGLSINSEYYLGYVFAGCCAVLWSSYSYLMSRFNSHVDDIGWLSLIVAVLALCAHFYFETTVTSLSASQWLGAILLGLGPVGGAFYLWDHGLKFGNRSLLASLSFLTPVLSTFILILASQAPFSWSVFIALALILLGAAISNKKPSISLKKA from the coding sequence ATGGCAACAAACATAGGCTTTTTAGCAATATTTTCGTGGGGGCTTTTAGCATTACTGGGTAATTTAACCAAAGCACTGCCTGCTTTTCAGTTACTTTTTATATGTTTTTCACTCTCTTTTATTATTTTATTAGTTAAACGCGTAGCTACAAAACAGCCATTATTAACCCCTCCTAAGCTTTCTAAAAAGCAAATTATAATAGGTGTTACTGGTTTATTTGGTTTTCACTTTTGTTATTTTATGGCTTTAAAATACGGCCCTTTAATCGAGGTAAGCTTAATTGTGTACCTTTGGCCATTATTGCTAGGTGTATTTGTTGCTACCCCAGGGGCTAAATTTAAAGCTATATTGGGCGGATTACTGGGATTTTTAGGCACGCTTAGTTTAATTACCGATGGCAGTGGGTTATCAATCAATAGTGAATATTACTTAGGGTATGTTTTTGCAGGATGCTGCGCCGTACTTTGGTCGAGTTATTCTTATTTAATGTCGCGATTTAATAGCCATGTAGATGACATAGGCTGGCTTTCACTTATTGTGGCAGTGCTTGCCCTTTGTGCACATTTTTATTTTGAAACAACCGTTACTAGTTTGTCTGCTTCACAATGGCTAGGCGCTATTTTATTAGGATTAGGCCCAGTAGGTGGTGCATTTTATTTATGGGATCATGGTTTAAAATTTGGTAATCGCTCGCTTTTAGCTTCCTTAAGCTTTTTAACGCCGGTGCTCTCTACATTTATTTTAATACTCGCCTCGCAGGCTCCCTTTAGTTGGTCAGTATTTATTGCTTTAGCGCTTATTTTATTAGGTGCGGCAATTAGCAATAAAAAGCCATCGATAAGCTTAAAAAAAGCATAG
- a CDS encoding ornithine cyclodeaminase, with amino-acid sequence MSHFIAQPKQGVPFVSVQAMAKLINKVGIENVLLALTQRLEQDFARWHEFDKSPRYAAHSPDGVIELMPVSDGKMFSCKYVNGHPKNTFKELQTVAAFGILSDVDSGYPVMISEMCLLTALRTAATSALVAKYLAPENSTTLTLIGNGAQSEFQALAFKAVLGITHIRLYDIDKNASQKAYNNLSGYGLNVTICNSAAEAVQGAHIVTTCTADKKNATILTNDMIPQGVHLNAIGGDCPGKTELDSQLLERATVFVEYEPQTRIEGEIQQMSDTFAVTEFHKVINKQVPGRTSNDELTIFDGVGFASEDFTALVYIKDALVAAGEFELLDLITQQADPRDLFSVLNCTQTAKTHNQEQVA; translated from the coding sequence ATGAGTCATTTTATCGCACAGCCTAAACAAGGTGTTCCATTTGTGAGCGTACAGGCAATGGCCAAACTTATAAATAAAGTGGGCATAGAAAACGTGCTATTAGCGCTTACTCAAAGGTTAGAGCAAGATTTTGCTCGCTGGCACGAATTTGATAAATCGCCACGTTATGCAGCGCACTCTCCAGATGGCGTAATAGAGCTTATGCCCGTAAGCGATGGCAAAATGTTTAGCTGCAAATATGTAAATGGTCATCCAAAAAACACATTTAAAGAGCTTCAAACAGTGGCCGCATTTGGTATTTTGTCGGATGTTGATAGCGGTTACCCAGTAATGATCAGTGAAATGTGCCTACTAACGGCCCTACGCACAGCGGCTACATCGGCGCTTGTTGCAAAGTATTTAGCGCCTGAAAACTCAACAACGCTGACATTAATTGGTAATGGTGCACAGTCTGAGTTTCAGGCACTCGCTTTTAAAGCCGTATTAGGTATTACCCACATTCGTTTATACGACATTGATAAAAACGCCTCACAAAAAGCCTACAACAACTTAAGTGGCTACGGCTTAAATGTAACTATATGCAATAGCGCAGCGGAAGCCGTACAGGGCGCGCACATTGTTACCACCTGCACAGCGGATAAAAAAAATGCCACTATTTTAACCAACGATATGATCCCACAAGGTGTGCATTTAAATGCCATTGGTGGAGATTGCCCTGGTAAAACAGAGCTTGATTCACAGTTACTAGAGCGTGCCACTGTGTTTGTAGAGTACGAGCCGCAAACCAGAATAGAAGGCGAAATACAGCAAATGAGCGACACTTTTGCCGTAACAGAGTTTCATAAAGTAATTAATAAACAAGTACCTGGACGTACAAGTAACGACGAGCTAACTATTTTTGATGGGGTAGGTTTTGCAAGCGAAGACTTTACCGCATTGGTTTATATTAAAGATGCGCTGGTGGCTGCGGGTGAGTTTGAATTACTTGATTTAATTACACAACAAGCTGATCCACGTGATTTATTTTCGGTACTTAATTGTACACAAACAGCAAAAACCCATAATCAAGAGCAAGTGGCATGA
- the ctlX gene encoding citrulline utilization hydrolase CtlX yields MSYIKQAPSAVVMVRPHHFTSNPQTMLDNTFQSTCNSQNQSQHAFDEVTNAVKLLQNEGVTVHLFEDEHTHTPDSVFPNNWFSTHQSGELVVYPMYAENRRLEYRKDIIDFLTNHYKVLSVTDYSFLAKENAYLEGTGSLVIDHPHKLAYAVESKRTTKTVVNTVCEQLKLKPVVFNAYDKQGTAVYHTNVLMCIATEFAMISLDMVPNSQHKQITSHFIQSHLEVINLTNEQISSFCGNAIELQGTNGRILALSQTAFNALTTEQKAAIQKTAKLVPLPIPTIESAGGSVRCMIAGIHLQSK; encoded by the coding sequence ATGAGTTATATAAAGCAAGCACCAAGCGCCGTGGTTATGGTGCGACCGCATCATTTTACATCTAACCCACAAACTATGTTAGACAACACGTTTCAAAGTACCTGCAATTCACAAAATCAGAGTCAGCACGCCTTTGACGAAGTAACCAATGCGGTTAAATTATTACAAAACGAGGGCGTAACCGTTCACCTTTTTGAAGACGAGCACACACACACGCCCGATTCAGTGTTTCCAAATAATTGGTTTTCTACCCATCAAAGTGGTGAGCTAGTTGTTTATCCAATGTATGCAGAAAACAGAAGATTAGAATATCGAAAAGATATTATTGATTTTTTGACTAATCACTATAAAGTGTTGTCTGTGACTGATTATTCATTTTTAGCGAAAGAAAATGCATATTTAGAAGGCACAGGATCGCTTGTTATTGATCACCCACATAAGCTTGCTTATGCAGTAGAATCTAAGCGCACTACTAAAACTGTGGTTAATACAGTATGTGAACAATTAAAACTAAAACCTGTTGTATTTAATGCGTACGATAAACAAGGTACTGCGGTTTATCATACTAATGTATTAATGTGTATAGCAACAGAGTTTGCCATGATCAGCTTAGATATGGTGCCAAATAGTCAGCACAAACAAATAACTAGCCATTTTATACAAAGCCATTTAGAAGTAATAAACTTAACTAATGAGCAAATAAGTAGCTTTTGTGGCAACGCAATAGAGCTACAAGGTACAAATGGCCGCATTTTAGCACTCTCACAAACGGCGTTTAATGCACTTACAACCGAACAAAAAGCAGCAATACAAAAAACAGCTAAACTTGTTCCGTTACCTATACCAACCATAGAGTCGGCGGGAGGTTCGGTTAGATGCATGATTGCAGGCATTCATCTGCAAAGTAAATAA
- a CDS encoding AraC family transcriptional regulator, translated as MNKLSIRFYSQDIKRHQHNYHQLVLPLHGEIHITLNNDFKTTVSTGSCIVIHKNVVHAFTADEAARFIVADLDALPDNLINLFCPKISIDSRLLSYLQFIEQQLLVVSDDKLTSSTFDLFYLLLCEQSSHSNIDKRIDNVITTVKQNLAYPYTLKELANIACLSVTQFKTVFKRNTNMSALQYITMLRMQHARALLTHSDLPIALVGERIGYNDASAFSRRFNVYFGQPPKAFTKQ; from the coding sequence ATGAATAAGCTTTCTATTCGGTTTTATTCGCAAGATATAAAGCGCCACCAGCATAATTACCATCAACTCGTGTTACCTCTACACGGTGAAATACACATAACATTAAATAATGACTTTAAAACAACGGTCAGTACAGGCAGTTGTATAGTTATACATAAAAACGTAGTGCATGCCTTTACGGCCGATGAGGCTGCACGTTTTATTGTGGCAGATTTAGATGCGCTCCCTGATAACCTTATAAATCTTTTTTGCCCTAAAATTTCAATAGATAGCCGCTTATTAAGTTACTTACAATTTATTGAGCAGCAACTGCTCGTTGTTAGTGATGATAAACTGACTAGCTCAACCTTTGATTTATTTTATTTATTACTTTGTGAGCAAAGCAGCCACAGTAATATTGATAAGCGAATAGATAATGTAATAACCACGGTAAAGCAAAATTTAGCGTATCCCTACACGTTAAAAGAGCTGGCCAATATAGCCTGTTTAAGCGTTACGCAATTTAAAACTGTTTTCAAAAGAAACACTAACATGAGTGCGCTGCAATATATAACTATGTTACGAATGCAGCATGCGCGCGCCTTATTAACGCATTCAGACCTACCGATTGCTTTAGTAGGTGAGCGCATTGGTTATAATGATGCCTCAGCTTTTAGCCGTCGGTTTAATGTATACTTTGGGCAGCCACCTAAAGCGTTTACAAAGCAGTAA
- a CDS encoding patatin family protein, with protein MNALTTASANSVTKPAQPKVALIAEGGGQRGIFTAGVLDAWLEQNYDPFDLFIGTSAGSQNLTSYLARQKGYAKRLIRGLSRNKRFFQLGRGLMGKHIVDLDWYFDKTTEVNRVLDFKTAKSSLGERELLITATNTRDRKAYYLSPTGEGKQWRDLLKASSALPFLYKQGVKLTPWLDTKAANEADLARQEHSSDDFYVDGGLAAPLPVREAYNRGARKIVVIRTVDEHFQAQTAWVQKLRTFACASGYCPKTLDYLIQHEQAYLDELTFIANPPSDVEIIQIFADEKLHSKLLGSSNDDLRFDHKLGVKAGRAYLKSQNARIVDYAHSYAM; from the coding sequence GTGAACGCTCTAACAACCGCATCGGCTAATTCAGTTACAAAACCAGCGCAGCCAAAAGTTGCACTGATAGCTGAAGGTGGCGGACAGCGAGGGATATTCACAGCCGGTGTACTTGATGCGTGGTTAGAGCAAAATTACGACCCCTTTGATTTATTTATTGGCACCTCTGCCGGCTCGCAAAATTTAACTAGCTATTTAGCACGCCAAAAAGGCTATGCAAAACGTTTAATTAGAGGGCTTTCGCGTAACAAGCGTTTTTTTCAATTGGGCCGTGGTTTAATGGGTAAACACATAGTTGATTTAGACTGGTACTTTGATAAAACCACCGAGGTAAACAGAGTACTCGACTTTAAAACAGCTAAAAGCAGTTTAGGTGAGCGAGAGTTACTTATAACTGCAACCAATACTCGTGACAGAAAAGCCTATTACTTATCGCCAACAGGTGAGGGAAAGCAATGGCGAGATTTATTAAAAGCTTCTAGCGCGTTACCTTTTTTGTATAAACAGGGGGTTAAATTAACACCTTGGTTAGATACAAAAGCAGCAAACGAAGCAGATTTAGCTCGTCAAGAGCACTCTAGTGACGACTTTTATGTAGACGGCGGTTTAGCAGCGCCATTGCCGGTACGCGAAGCTTATAACCGCGGTGCACGAAAAATCGTGGTAATAAGAACCGTTGATGAGCATTTTCAAGCGCAAACTGCATGGGTTCAAAAGCTTAGAACATTTGCATGTGCGTCAGGTTACTGCCCAAAAACACTCGATTACTTGATTCAACACGAACAAGCATACCTAGACGAGCTAACGTTTATTGCCAATCCGCCTAGTGATGTAGAAATTATACAAATTTTTGCAGATGAAAAACTACACAGTAAATTATTAGGCAGTTCAAACGATGATTTACGCTTTGATCATAAACTAGGTGTAAAAGCAGGCCGCGCTTATTTAAAAAGTCAAAATGCACGTATAGTAGATTACGCACACAGCTATGCCATGTAG